A single window of Candidatus Thermoplasmatota archaeon DNA harbors:
- a CDS encoding PAC2 family protein, whose product MADDEPDLSIHEFAQVDLTGATVIDGFPSVGLVSTITANYLIDVLELQQIGIMDSRFFPTVSIVRNATPMYPVRIYAGKGVCVFISEFQPAPKLIRPIADAILAFAQRKGCTTIISPEGLVLEQAGDNPEEVAIYALGSTDATRALLAKHKLPMFGNGIITGVSGVLLNLGKKHGFDTISILAEANPNYPDARAAAKVIEVIDALLEHIEIDVKPLYTEAENIERTLRMMQKQAAPAEGKGQDYPPSMYG is encoded by the coding sequence ATGGCCGACGACGAGCCGGACCTGTCGATCCACGAGTTCGCGCAGGTCGACCTCACGGGCGCCACGGTGATCGACGGGTTCCCGAGCGTGGGCCTTGTCTCGACGATCACGGCAAACTACCTCATCGACGTCCTCGAATTGCAGCAGATCGGCATCATGGACAGCCGCTTCTTCCCCACGGTGTCGATCGTCCGCAACGCCACGCCCATGTACCCCGTCCGAATCTACGCGGGCAAGGGCGTCTGCGTCTTCATCAGCGAGTTCCAGCCCGCGCCCAAGCTCATCCGGCCCATCGCCGACGCGATCCTCGCGTTTGCGCAGCGCAAGGGCTGCACCACCATCATCAGCCCGGAGGGGCTCGTCCTCGAGCAGGCCGGCGACAACCCCGAGGAAGTCGCCATCTACGCGCTTGGCAGCACGGACGCCACGCGGGCGCTTCTTGCCAAGCACAAGCTGCCCATGTTCGGAAACGGCATCATCACGGGCGTCTCGGGCGTCCTCCTCAACCTCGGCAAGAAGCACGGTTTCGACACGATCAGCATCCTCGCCGAGGCAAACCCGAACTATCCGGACGCGCGCGCGGCGGCGAAGGTCATCGAGGTCATCGACGCGCTGCTCGAGCACATCGAGATCGACGTGAAGCCCCTGTACACGGAGGCGGAGAACATCGAGCGCACGCTCCGCATGATGCAGAAGCAGGCGGCGCCGGCCGAGGGCAAGGGGCAGGACTACCCGCCGAGCATGTACGGCTAG
- a CDS encoding sialidase family protein, with translation MHAVAAPFLAMALLLSGCLQTAERPSTPDPVAPSPPGPLEPSYPEGPGEPPRPPVEPSAERTLVGIGGDAEASLAAGADGVMLVCSHGGFTKPSPLWASDDGGLTWREVHPAPNHPPSGDCDVAVAPDGTWYVAYATLASVTMAASTDRGQTWKVTYVSAVPVGGIVDRPWIVAREGDLLLSYIGGDAAGIFCRRIEALGVYSCANAHLSMVARSTDGGQTWAEYRVAMAPSGIPETCTTGRTFATGDGVVHLPLACWPSAGPSPPALRVGLLSSRDLQAWEFQQAHASSLGLFTVPTATQSPDGTFWLTWAEGSRAEGGVIAAASSDGASWSPPLVVASNRTSGGFLWPWIAAHDRGATLGWMDQTPHEGSPAWNVVVATIEADSRVQTRTTHYAEGDMVYEFSMVSLDAAGRAFLVHPLLGDGCKKSPPGMDDRRRNEQCIWLLRAA, from the coding sequence ATGCATGCGGTGGCAGCGCCGTTCCTGGCGATGGCGCTGCTCCTGTCGGGATGCTTGCAGACCGCGGAGCGTCCCAGCACCCCGGACCCGGTCGCTCCCAGCCCGCCGGGCCCGCTCGAACCATCCTATCCGGAAGGCCCCGGTGAGCCGCCGCGCCCTCCGGTTGAACCGTCGGCGGAGCGTACGCTCGTCGGGATCGGCGGTGACGCCGAGGCGTCGCTTGCCGCGGGAGCCGACGGCGTCATGCTTGTATGCAGCCATGGAGGTTTCACCAAGCCCTCGCCCCTATGGGCCTCGGACGACGGGGGATTGACGTGGCGCGAGGTCCACCCGGCGCCCAACCATCCCCCAAGCGGGGACTGCGACGTCGCGGTGGCGCCCGACGGAACTTGGTACGTGGCCTACGCGACCCTCGCCTCCGTGACGATGGCGGCTTCGACGGATCGGGGCCAGACGTGGAAGGTCACGTACGTCTCCGCGGTGCCCGTGGGCGGCATCGTCGACCGTCCGTGGATCGTCGCCCGCGAAGGCGATCTCCTGCTTTCCTACATCGGCGGCGACGCGGCCGGCATCTTCTGCCGGCGGATCGAGGCCCTGGGCGTGTACTCCTGCGCGAACGCGCATCTCTCCATGGTTGCGCGTTCGACCGACGGGGGGCAAACGTGGGCGGAGTACCGCGTCGCCATGGCGCCCTCGGGCATTCCCGAGACGTGCACCACCGGGCGGACGTTTGCCACCGGCGACGGGGTGGTCCATCTCCCGCTCGCTTGCTGGCCGTCCGCGGGCCCCTCGCCGCCGGCCCTGCGCGTGGGCCTGCTCTCCTCACGCGACCTGCAAGCCTGGGAGTTTCAGCAGGCGCACGCGTCGTCGCTGGGTCTTTTCACCGTGCCAACGGCAACGCAGAGTCCCGACGGGACGTTTTGGCTGACGTGGGCCGAGGGCAGCAGAGCGGAAGGAGGGGTGATCGCGGCCGCGTCGAGCGACGGCGCGTCTTGGAGTCCGCCCCTCGTCGTCGCCTCCAACCGGACCTCCGGCGGCTTCCTCTGGCCCTGGATTGCCGCCCACGACCGCGGCGCGACGTTGGGTTGGATGGACCAAACGCCGCACGAGGGAAGCCCCGCTTGGAACGTCGTGGTGGCGACGATCGAGGCAGATTCGCGCGTGCAAACGCGCACAACGCACTACGCCGAGGGCGACATGGTCTACGAATTCTCCATGGTTTCTCTTGACGCGGCGGGTCGAGCGTTCCTTGTCCATCCCCTCCTTGGGGACGGATGCAAGAAGAGCCCCCCGGGCATGGACGACAGGCGCCGGAACGAGCAGTGCATTTGGCTTCTGCGCGCGGCCTGA